In Candidatus Moanabacter tarae, the genomic stretch AGATGAGGGGAAACTCGAAGCTAAAACCTATTCCAACCGTCATCCATACCAGCAACCCATAGTAGCGATCCGCCGACCAAAGCACTTGGAACCCAAAGATCTCATTAAAGAAAATCGATGCCCTGAGAGATGCTGGGATTAGGATAGCAAAACTAAACACTGAACCGATCAGAAAAAGAAAAAAAGCAATAGCGCATCCCGGTTTGAGAACAACGAGTTCTCGTTCTGTCAATCCAGGGGCGACGAACTGGGCAACAAAATACAGAATGAAAGGCAATGCGAGCGCTAACCCTCCAAGGAAGCATACCTGCAAAATCACGGAAAAAACTCCCATAGGAGTGGTCGTAATAAGGCCGAATCGACGACGGTTCTCCCCGGAACTATTTTCTAAATCTGGATTTTTTTCGGGAACTGTCCCAAGCTCAAATCCACTTCCATCAACCCTGACCACCTCGACACCTTCACCCAATGCGATCTCCAGAGGCCA encodes the following:
- the tatC2 gene encoding Sec-independent protein translocase protein TatCy translates to MEHPTSGFELKMMVEDERNLMPGDKASDNQVDNKEMNFFEHLEELRWTLVKCFIALVVGCGLVMLSMKLFAGFLNWPLEIALGEGVEVVRVDGSGFELGTVPEKNPDLENSSGENRRRFGLITTTPMGVFSVILQVCFLGGLALALPFILYFVAQFVAPGLTERELVVLKPGCAIAFFLFLIGSVFSFAILIPASLRASIFFNEIFGFQVLWSADRYYGLLVWMTVGIGFSFEFPLILVFLVYLGILDVERLKRFRPYSVVAFLGIAAIITPTTDPLTFMLLAVPMSLLYEVSILISKRVERARSSGEG